A window of the Loxodonta africana isolate mLoxAfr1 chromosome 3, mLoxAfr1.hap2, whole genome shotgun sequence genome harbors these coding sequences:
- the TMEM200B gene encoding transmembrane protein 200B has translation MTAGSPGDCGEARRSPEGRVSRLGRRLGRRRRPRSPPEPLRVRARLRLRSPSGAFAALGAIVVLVGMGIAVAGYWPHRAGAPGPRAANASAPQVSELRREGRGAGRGHGPHERLRLLGPVVMGVGLFVFICANTLLYENRDLETRRLRQGVLRAQALRPPDGTGWDCALLPSPGPRTPRAIGCAEIESWDLSPRRGTSPVPSVRSLRSEPANPRLGLPTLLNSYPLKGPGLPPPWGPRTQTGHVIITVQPSGSCIEHSKSLDLGLGELLLGGPAARDCAHRSWPRLDRLSLGGYAKLGGGGDLGARV, from the coding sequence ATGACGGCGGGGAGCCCCGGAGACTGCGGGGAGGCGCGGAGGAGCCCCGAGGGCCGCGTCTCCCGCCTGGGCCGCCGCCTGGGCCGCCGCCGGCGCCCGCGCTCCCCGCCCGAACCTCTGCGGGTGCGGGCGCGGCTGCGGCTGCGCTCGCCGTCGGGGGCGTTCGCGGCGCTGGGGGCGATCGTAGTGCTGGTGGGCATGGGCATCGCCGTGGCCGGCTACTGGCCGCACCGCGCCGGGGCTCCGGGACCCCGAGCCGCCAATGCCAGCGCGCCCCAGGTGAGCGAGCTGCGACGAGAGGGCCGCGGCGCTGGCCGTGGTCACGGCCCCCACGAGCGGCTGAGGCTCCTTGGACCAGTGGTCATGGGCGTCGGCCTGTTCGTGTTCATCTGCGCCAACACGCTGCTCTACGAGAACCGTGACTTAGAGACGCGACGGCTCCGCCAGGGGGTGCTGCGGGCTCAGGCGCTCCGGCCCCCCGACGGCACAGGTTGGGACTGCGCTCTCCTTCCCAGCCCTGGTCCCAGGACTCCCCGAGCCATAGGCTGCGCAGAGATAGAAAGTTGGGACCTGTCGCCTCGTCGGGGTACTTCGCCTGTTCCATCAGTGAGGAGTCTGCGTTCAGAGCCTGCTAATCCTCGCCTGGGGTTACCTACCCTGCTAAACAGCTACCCGCTGAAAGGCCCGGGGCTGCCCCCACCCTGGGGTCCACGGACCCAGACTGGCCATGTGATCATCACCGTGCAGCCCTCTGGTTCCTGCATTGAACACTCCAAGTCTCTGGATCTGGGCCTTGGAGAGCTCCTGCTTGGGGGCCCGGCAGCTCGGGACTGTGCTCACCGCAGCTGGCCACGACTGGACCGCCTCAGTCTGGGGGGTTATGCCAAgttgggaggaggaggggacTTGGGAGCCCGAGTCTGA